A window from Corynebacterium urealyticum DSM 7109 encodes these proteins:
- a CDS encoding phosphotransferase family protein, protein MTEQQDGFSSGNFQPIGKLSAEDIRTGNIDRAEVAHDYTREDLRPETLPIFIKLIWQDLAWENILLPKQGMDHAVILLEGVRSDEGEFADMVPNRVIVRAPYTEAYRLQASRESGVIAALGHRSNARLPQTVRQAHVPRRFTGNQRRIRVTLLSVIDGTPLDANVWQQMNTEQQELVVEQLGSLLAAMHTMNSSLPPASNLESWWADGPGQSNATGAHEVGGVPISPATEGEQHGLNYTERTLPGKHEVMRRRMVEVLKPELSAAEYTRAEGIMAEMDDMLARTDLRRCLTHGDLSREHLLWLPDQGVGVLDFSDMTVGDPALDYAHFEMIAPGLTKRIFDHAGVAAEDVADPQVVFEDEDLLERAKLYKRWDNLFLLIDHYRTGRSPRIEI, encoded by the coding sequence ATGACAGAGCAGCAGGACGGCTTTTCTTCCGGGAACTTCCAACCCATCGGCAAGCTGAGCGCGGAGGACATCCGCACCGGCAACATCGACCGGGCGGAAGTAGCGCACGACTACACCCGCGAGGACCTGCGCCCGGAGACCCTGCCGATCTTCATCAAGCTGATCTGGCAGGACCTGGCCTGGGAGAACATCCTTCTGCCGAAGCAGGGCATGGACCACGCCGTCATCCTGCTCGAGGGAGTGCGCAGCGACGAGGGAGAGTTCGCGGACATGGTCCCGAACCGCGTCATCGTCCGCGCACCCTACACCGAGGCCTACCGCCTGCAGGCCTCTCGGGAATCCGGGGTGATCGCGGCGTTGGGGCACCGTTCCAACGCCCGCCTGCCGCAGACGGTACGCCAGGCCCACGTGCCGCGCCGCTTCACCGGCAACCAGCGTCGCATCCGGGTGACCCTGCTGTCCGTCATCGACGGCACCCCGCTGGACGCGAACGTCTGGCAGCAGATGAACACCGAGCAGCAGGAACTCGTCGTCGAACAGCTGGGCAGCCTGCTGGCGGCGATGCACACGATGAACTCCAGCCTCCCGCCGGCCAGCAACCTCGAGAGCTGGTGGGCCGACGGCCCGGGGCAGAGTAACGCGACGGGTGCCCACGAGGTCGGCGGGGTGCCGATCAGCCCGGCCACCGAGGGGGAGCAGCACGGGCTGAACTACACGGAACGCACCCTGCCGGGCAAGCACGAGGTGATGCGCCGCCGCATGGTTGAGGTTCTGAAACCTGAGCTCTCGGCGGCGGAGTACACCCGCGCCGAAGGGATCATGGCCGAGATGGACGACATGCTGGCCCGCACGGACCTGCGGCGCTGCCTCACCCACGGCGACCTCTCGCGGGAGCACCTGCTGTGGCTACCCGACCAGGGCGTAGGCGTGCTGGACTTCTCCGACATGACGGTGGGGGACCCGGCGCTGGACTACGCCCACTTCGAGATGATCGCGCCGGGGCTGACGAAGCGGATCTTTGACCACGCCGGGGTGGCCGCGGAGGACGTGGCAGATCCGCAGGTGGTCTTCGAAGACGAGGACCTGCTGGAACGGGCGAAGCTCTACAAGCGCTGGGATAACCTTTTCCTGCTCATCGACCACTACCGCACGGGGCGTTCCCCGCGGATCGAGATTTAA
- a CDS encoding DUF4229 domain-containing protein has protein sequence MTNKQNPQDPSQVEPSLPGPPGQKLKLGSKAWRDVLLYGFLRLVLFLVLTFVIHSIVILLGMANFFPLLMSALLALILALPLSMMMFKNLRLRVTAQMAEWDSARREHKRQLQEQLQDRLHD, from the coding sequence GTGACTAATAAGCAGAATCCGCAAGACCCATCCCAGGTTGAACCATCGCTGCCGGGGCCTCCCGGGCAGAAGCTGAAGCTCGGCTCGAAGGCCTGGCGGGACGTCCTGCTATACGGATTCCTGCGGCTGGTGCTGTTCCTGGTGCTGACGTTCGTGATCCACTCGATCGTGATTCTGCTGGGGATGGCGAACTTCTTCCCGCTGCTGATGAGCGCGCTGCTGGCTCTCATCCTCGCGTTGCCGCTGTCCATGATGATGTTTAAGAACCTGCGGCTGCGGGTGACCGCGCAGATGGCGGAGTGGGACTCCGCGCGACGCGAGCACAAGCGCCAGCTGCAGGAGCAGCTGCAGGACCGCTTGCACGACTAA
- a CDS encoding 1,4-dihydroxy-2-naphthoate polyprenyltransferase: MSATNTATAADWLEGARPHTWANAIAPVLAGTAAAVTTGGASFPRALLALVVALALIIGVNYANDYSDGIRGTDDDRSGPLRLTGSGLVEPTLVKYAAFACFGVAGVAGIALSLLSTWWLILVGAVCIAGAWFYTGGENPYGYRGLGEVAVFIFFGLVAVLGTEFTQSGQITWRGLGLAVTIGALSSSVNLANNLRDIPTDSVTGKITLAVRLGDAGTRALWLSLVGGSVVLTIALALGQLAALLGLLAVPLWVLASGPVRKGAQGKDLIPVLGLTGRGMLLWSVMMLNAAFI, from the coding sequence ATGTCTGCCACCAACACCGCCACCGCCGCCGATTGGCTCGAAGGCGCCCGCCCACACACCTGGGCTAACGCCATCGCCCCGGTCCTGGCTGGAACAGCAGCCGCGGTAACCACCGGCGGGGCGTCCTTCCCGCGGGCACTACTCGCTCTCGTGGTCGCGCTCGCGCTGATCATCGGCGTGAACTACGCGAACGATTACTCCGACGGCATCCGCGGCACCGACGACGACCGCTCCGGCCCCCTGCGCCTGACCGGCTCCGGACTGGTGGAGCCCACGCTCGTGAAGTACGCCGCCTTCGCCTGCTTCGGCGTGGCTGGGGTCGCCGGAATCGCGCTGAGCCTGCTGAGCACCTGGTGGTTGATCCTCGTCGGCGCAGTCTGCATCGCGGGCGCCTGGTTCTACACCGGCGGTGAAAACCCCTATGGCTACCGGGGTCTTGGCGAGGTCGCGGTGTTCATCTTCTTTGGTCTGGTCGCGGTGCTGGGCACGGAGTTCACGCAGTCCGGGCAGATCACCTGGCGCGGGCTCGGCCTGGCTGTGACGATCGGCGCGCTCTCCTCGTCCGTGAACCTGGCCAATAACCTCCGTGACATCCCCACCGACTCGGTCACCGGCAAGATCACCCTCGCCGTGCGCCTGGGGGATGCGGGCACCCGCGCGCTATGGCTGAGCCTGGTCGGCGGCTCCGTCGTGCTCACCATCGCGCTGGCACTCGGTCAGCTCGCTGCCCTGCTGGGCCTGCTGGCAGTACCGCTGTGGGTGCTGGCCTCCGGGCCCGTGCGCAAGGGCGCACAGGGCAAGGATCTGATCCCGGTACTTGGGCTTACCGGCCGCGGCATGTTGCTGTGGTCGGTGATGATGCTGAACGCGGCGTTTATCTAG
- a CDS encoding excalibur calcium-binding domain-containing protein: MRKTVISLAAALAVLTGGLTPVSQAAPASPAALIQANEDSANTSNPDGQSGLFDSSSSQGNTDDTTTGSVGSSSEDEEKEGLSKGAIAGILIGSIAAIAAVIGGGLWAIQAGMVPNPLPGIIPGPAPAPKPAPKPAAKPAAKQAPKQAAKPKPAPQRAAPKPAPKRTAPKPAPRPAQSRYYQNCRAVWNDLGRPIRRGEPGYASHLDRDNDGVGCERRPR; the protein is encoded by the coding sequence ATGAGAAAAACTGTCATTTCGCTGGCGGCGGCGCTTGCCGTGCTGACCGGCGGCCTCACCCCAGTCTCCCAGGCGGCTCCTGCTTCGCCTGCGGCTCTCATTCAAGCCAATGAAGACTCGGCGAACACTAGCAACCCCGACGGGCAGTCCGGCCTGTTCGACTCCTCCTCGAGCCAGGGCAACACCGACGACACCACCACCGGGTCCGTGGGATCCTCCTCCGAGGATGAGGAGAAGGAAGGGCTCTCCAAGGGCGCGATCGCAGGCATTCTCATTGGCAGCATCGCGGCCATCGCTGCGGTTATCGGCGGCGGCCTGTGGGCGATCCAGGCTGGCATGGTGCCCAACCCGCTGCCTGGCATTATCCCGGGCCCGGCACCGGCGCCGAAGCCTGCCCCAAAGCCGGCTGCGAAGCCAGCCGCTAAGCAGGCCCCGAAGCAGGCGGCAAAGCCGAAGCCGGCACCACAGCGCGCTGCCCCAAAGCCAGCGCCGAAGCGAACTGCGCCGAAACCTGCGCCGCGTCCGGCACAGTCCCGCTACTACCAGAACTGCCGTGCAGTATGGAACGACTTGGGCCGCCCGATCCGCCGCGGTGAGCCGGGCTATGCTTCCCACCTCGACCGCGACAATGACGGCGTGGGCTGCGAGCGTCGCCCACGTTAA
- a CDS encoding FAD/NAD(P)-binding protein: protein MSSIERRIAIIGAGPRGISVLERIVATYRELAEQGAAPERLAVAVVDDVQPGAGRIWRTDQYFDLCMNTLADAVTLFPEPGSSVASPVLEGPTMYEWIMLLRGEELGEQRDPRGVKVELFSRHPVQPLDHRAQDIEQTEPNTHPPRGLYGEYLRWVFSAVLGMVPEAIEVTVHRSKAVGIEAAADGTDTIELADGTRLRAHATVLALGWLDTELAPEEQELAAAAAKHEQLEWIAPNNPADQEFSAIPSWAESGQEILIRGLGMGFFDAMSMLTVGRGGAFIPDATAPAGLRYQPSGREPRILAMAGRGYPHQPRPEFSGMPPRAELRRLDEAIAQLDTPLDPNSLDFGETLWPALLRDAQEAYYRVLLAAEPDVLKKVGEIIDDPATDPLNMHEDTRLDGLVDPEKRFNIPWENNPVSHLEDKAEEAGEELTIDSFTRTLFDHLLADWQEAQRGEKSPVKMGLFSFGAAMKRIALVDEPGRFTQASREEEYAFFGSIAQMVSVGPPAFRTAELLALIDAGLVRFLGAKPELTVDEETPAFRVRSATTGEEVCASVLIEALIHDPDVRHTACPLSRQLLAQSRMRAWAWGDGSLSGAPEVDRETGLLIGQSGQRDPRVHMLGVPLREVRADMTNSPKVGEDPVIFQETDAAARSALRIAASH, encoded by the coding sequence ATGAGCAGTATTGAGCGCAGGATCGCGATTATCGGGGCCGGGCCGCGGGGGATTTCCGTGCTGGAGCGGATCGTGGCCACCTACCGGGAGCTGGCGGAGCAGGGGGCGGCACCCGAGCGCCTGGCCGTGGCCGTGGTGGACGACGTCCAGCCCGGTGCGGGACGCATCTGGCGCACCGACCAGTACTTCGACCTGTGCATGAACACGCTGGCCGACGCGGTGACCCTGTTCCCGGAGCCTGGCTCCAGCGTGGCATCCCCGGTTCTCGAAGGCCCGACCATGTACGAGTGGATCATGCTGCTCCGCGGCGAGGAGCTGGGCGAGCAGCGCGACCCGCGTGGGGTGAAGGTGGAGCTGTTTTCCCGCCACCCGGTCCAGCCCCTGGACCACCGGGCACAGGACATCGAGCAGACCGAACCGAATACGCACCCGCCGCGGGGCCTGTACGGCGAGTACCTGCGCTGGGTCTTCTCCGCGGTGCTGGGCATGGTTCCGGAGGCCATCGAGGTGACGGTGCACCGCTCGAAGGCGGTGGGGATCGAAGCGGCGGCAGACGGCACGGACACCATCGAACTTGCGGACGGCACCCGCCTGCGCGCACACGCGACCGTGCTCGCGCTGGGCTGGCTGGATACTGAGCTGGCCCCGGAGGAGCAGGAGCTCGCGGCAGCCGCGGCCAAGCACGAGCAGCTGGAGTGGATTGCGCCTAATAACCCGGCTGATCAGGAATTCTCCGCCATCCCCAGCTGGGCGGAATCCGGCCAGGAGATCCTGATCCGGGGCTTGGGCATGGGATTTTTCGACGCCATGTCCATGCTCACGGTCGGCCGTGGCGGGGCCTTCATTCCGGACGCCACCGCGCCGGCAGGATTGCGCTATCAACCTTCGGGCCGGGAACCGCGGATCCTGGCGATGGCGGGACGCGGCTACCCACATCAGCCCCGCCCGGAGTTTTCGGGCATGCCGCCGCGCGCGGAGCTACGCCGCCTCGACGAGGCGATCGCCCAGCTCGATACTCCGCTGGACCCCAATAGCCTGGACTTCGGGGAAACGCTGTGGCCAGCACTGCTGCGCGACGCACAAGAGGCCTACTACCGGGTTCTGCTGGCGGCCGAACCTGACGTCCTAAAAAAGGTCGGTGAGATCATCGACGACCCGGCCACCGACCCGCTGAACATGCACGAGGACACCCGCCTGGACGGGCTGGTGGACCCGGAAAAACGATTCAACATCCCCTGGGAGAACAACCCGGTCTCTCATCTGGAGGACAAGGCGGAGGAAGCGGGCGAGGAGTTGACCATCGACTCCTTTACCCGGACCCTGTTCGACCACCTCCTTGCAGACTGGCAGGAGGCGCAGCGCGGCGAAAAGTCCCCGGTGAAGATGGGGCTCTTCAGCTTCGGCGCGGCGATGAAACGGATCGCCCTGGTCGACGAGCCGGGGCGGTTTACGCAGGCGTCCCGCGAGGAGGAATACGCGTTTTTCGGCAGCATCGCCCAGATGGTGAGCGTCGGCCCGCCCGCCTTCCGCACCGCCGAGCTGCTCGCTCTCATCGACGCTGGGCTGGTGCGCTTCCTTGGCGCGAAACCGGAGCTCACCGTGGACGAGGAGACCCCGGCGTTTCGGGTCCGTTCCGCGACGACGGGGGAGGAAGTGTGCGCGTCTGTGCTGATCGAGGCGCTGATCCATGACCCGGATGTGCGGCACACGGCCTGCCCGCTGAGCAGGCAGTTGCTGGCACAGTCCCGGATGCGGGCTTGGGCCTGGGGCGATGGCTCCCTGTCTGGCGCCCCGGAGGTGGACCGGGAAACGGGCCTGCTTATTGGCCAGTCGGGTCAGCGCGACCCCCGGGTGCACATGCTGGGTGTGCCGTTGCGGGAGGTTCGGGCCGATATGACCAACTCGCCGAAGGTGGGGGAGGACCCGGTGATTTTCCAAGAGACGGACGCCGCTGCCCGTTCTGCGCTGCGGATCGCCGCGTCCCACTAG
- a CDS encoding dipeptide ABC transporter ATP-binding protein, which yields MTTPLLKVTDLAVTYNSAHGPVHAVTDVSFSVAPGRVTAIVGESGSGKSTSAMATMGLLPANAAASGKIELNGQDLNRITQQQWRGVRGLKIGLIPQDPGTSLNPVKTIGESVGEVLRIHRQALGNPSKQERRATVIELLDAVGIDNPELRYDQYPHELSGGMRQRALIAAALATEPDLIIADEPTSALDVTVQQTILDLIDQLREDRGIGVLLITHDLAVASDRADELVVMQSGQVKEAGLTGRILGDPRHPYTRRLLDDAPGLTNPVRQPERARKHKAASAPAADAPGGEVNPEEKTPATPAARDSEESTPPLLRVSSMSKQFQPARGQEAFTAVDGVSFSVARGTTHAIVGQSGSGKSTLARMICAFEEPSTGAAYLEGAAINDLAAKDPRQLRRRLQMVYQNPYGSLDPRQSIGSAIAEPLRNLSSLTRTQIRAKVTEVLDQVSLPEALANRRAGELSGGQRQRVAIARALVLEPELLVLDEAVSALDVTVQARILELLNELQEELDLTYLFISHDLAVVREISDTVSVMSKGRQVELGFTEEIFYDPEHEFTRELLRAIPGQRYREGVFNLGL from the coding sequence ATGACCACCCCATTGCTGAAGGTCACCGACCTCGCGGTCACGTACAACTCCGCCCACGGCCCCGTGCACGCGGTGACGGACGTATCCTTCTCCGTCGCTCCCGGGCGGGTCACCGCCATCGTGGGAGAATCCGGTTCCGGAAAATCCACCTCCGCCATGGCGACGATGGGGCTGCTGCCTGCCAACGCGGCGGCGTCCGGAAAAATCGAGCTCAACGGCCAGGACCTGAACCGCATCACGCAGCAGCAGTGGCGCGGCGTCCGCGGCCTGAAGATCGGGCTCATCCCGCAGGACCCCGGAACCTCGCTGAACCCCGTGAAAACCATCGGCGAATCGGTTGGTGAGGTGCTGCGCATTCACCGCCAGGCCCTCGGCAACCCCAGCAAACAGGAACGCCGGGCAACCGTCATCGAGCTCCTGGATGCCGTGGGCATCGATAATCCCGAGCTGCGTTATGACCAGTATCCGCACGAGCTCTCCGGCGGTATGCGGCAGCGGGCCCTCATCGCCGCCGCGCTGGCCACCGAACCGGACCTCATCATCGCCGACGAGCCCACCAGTGCGTTGGACGTAACGGTGCAGCAGACAATCCTGGACCTCATCGACCAACTGCGGGAAGACCGCGGCATCGGCGTGCTGCTCATCACGCACGACCTCGCCGTGGCCAGCGACCGGGCCGACGAGCTGGTGGTTATGCAGTCCGGCCAGGTCAAGGAGGCCGGGCTCACCGGTCGCATCCTCGGCGATCCGCGGCATCCCTACACCCGTCGGCTGCTCGATGATGCGCCTGGCCTCACCAACCCGGTGCGCCAACCGGAGCGCGCCCGGAAGCATAAGGCAGCCAGTGCCCCGGCGGCCGACGCTCCTGGCGGCGAGGTGAACCCCGAAGAGAAGACCCCCGCTACCCCGGCGGCACGCGACTCCGAGGAGTCCACTCCCCCGCTGCTGCGCGTCAGCTCGATGAGCAAGCAGTTCCAGCCCGCGCGCGGCCAAGAAGCATTCACCGCAGTCGATGGGGTGAGCTTCTCCGTCGCCCGCGGCACCACGCACGCGATCGTCGGGCAATCGGGTTCCGGCAAATCCACCCTCGCCCGCATGATCTGCGCCTTCGAGGAGCCCAGCACGGGCGCCGCCTACCTCGAGGGCGCTGCCATCAACGATCTCGCGGCGAAGGACCCGCGCCAGCTGCGCCGTCGGCTGCAGATGGTCTACCAAAACCCCTATGGCTCGCTGGACCCGCGCCAGTCCATCGGTTCGGCGATCGCCGAGCCGCTGCGAAACCTCAGCTCGCTGACGCGGACACAGATCCGCGCAAAGGTCACCGAGGTCTTGGATCAGGTCAGCCTCCCCGAGGCACTGGCCAACCGGCGTGCCGGTGAGCTCTCCGGCGGGCAGCGCCAGCGCGTGGCCATCGCCCGCGCGCTGGTCCTGGAGCCAGAGCTGTTGGTTCTCGACGAGGCCGTATCCGCGCTGGACGTCACCGTCCAGGCCCGCATCCTGGAGCTGCTCAACGAGCTGCAAGAGGAACTGGACCTGACATACCTGTTCATCTCCCACGACCTGGCCGTCGTCCGGGAGATCAGCGACACGGTCAGCGTGATGAGCAAGGGCCGCCAGGTGGAGCTGGGCTTCACTGAGGAGATCTTCTACGATCCGGAGCACGAGTTCACCCGGGAGCTGCTGCGGGCCATCCCGGGCCAGCGTTACCGCGAGGGCGTGTTCAACCTGGGGCTTTAG
- a CDS encoding ABC transporter permease, protein MTTKLTSRSSLRSRLTGRSLPRPQKAGWGAVVSGLIVVIALAWAFVPGLFASGDPVNSGSTAPLLPPSTEHWFGTDAVGRDLYTRVVWGTRQSLLGALVAVLLGMIIGTLLGVIAGSSRARRGSGTDGRKGSWVDTLIMRIVDVLLAIPALLLSLSVIIVLGYGSINAAIAVGITNVAMFARLARSEVLGVASSDYVEAAYASGGTRASVLWRHVLPNSLTPVLALAALQFGSAILQLSTLSFLGYGAPPPTPEWGLIIAEGRDFIATSWWLTVLPGLAIVLVVLATNHLSTVLRDREGARS, encoded by the coding sequence ATGACCACCAAACTCACCTCGAGGTCCTCGCTGCGCTCCCGGCTGACCGGCCGGTCCCTCCCCCGCCCGCAGAAGGCGGGTTGGGGCGCGGTCGTCTCTGGGCTCATCGTTGTCATCGCGCTGGCCTGGGCGTTCGTGCCAGGGCTGTTCGCCTCGGGCGACCCCGTGAACTCGGGTAGCACCGCCCCACTTCTGCCGCCCAGCACCGAGCACTGGTTCGGCACCGACGCCGTCGGCCGCGACCTCTACACCCGCGTGGTGTGGGGCACCCGGCAGTCCCTGCTCGGGGCGCTCGTCGCAGTTCTGCTCGGCATGATCATCGGCACCCTGCTCGGTGTGATCGCCGGCTCCTCCCGCGCCCGGCGCGGCTCCGGAACAGACGGCCGCAAGGGCAGCTGGGTGGACACGCTGATCATGCGCATCGTGGACGTTCTGCTCGCCATCCCGGCCCTGTTGCTCAGCCTCTCGGTGATCATCGTGCTGGGTTACGGATCCATCAACGCCGCCATCGCCGTGGGTATCACCAACGTCGCGATGTTCGCCCGCCTCGCCCGCTCCGAGGTGCTGGGCGTGGCGTCCTCCGATTATGTCGAGGCCGCCTACGCCTCCGGCGGCACCCGCGCCTCCGTGCTGTGGCGGCACGTCCTGCCGAACTCGCTGACCCCGGTGCTCGCGCTGGCGGCCCTCCAGTTCGGCAGCGCCATCCTGCAGCTGTCCACCCTGAGCTTCCTGGGCTACGGCGCCCCGCCGCCGACGCCAGAGTGGGGCCTGATCATCGCCGAGGGCCGGGACTTCATCGCCACGTCCTGGTGGCTGACCGTCCTGCCGGGCCTGGCCATCGTCCTCGTCGTCCTGGCGACCAACCACCTCAGCACGGTCCTCCGCGACCGGGAAGGAGCCCGCTCATGA
- a CDS encoding ABC transporter permease has translation MTGRQILARIGQAILVLWATFTLAFILLTALPGDAVATRYADPELGLSPAQIQQMRDVYGADEPILVRYINSLTGALRGDFGNSLMNGESVTSALGAALPNTLALALVAFLLASVIALVLATLAAPGRSNRVSRWLANALASVPSLLVALPAFWLGIILIQMFSFTLGWIPVIDASPTQSIILPAIAIALPLSAPMAQVLLRGIQDASAQPFVTVVRARGASHHWVLWRNVLRNAMLPALTIAGLTFGELIGGAVVTEAVFSRAGIGAMTVDAVSNRDTPVLMAVVVISAAVYVLVNLAVDLLYPVLDPRLRSRSAQPATTNGRG, from the coding sequence ATGACCGGTCGCCAAATCCTCGCCCGCATCGGCCAGGCGATCCTCGTCCTGTGGGCCACCTTCACCCTCGCGTTTATCCTGCTCACCGCGCTGCCCGGGGATGCCGTAGCCACCCGCTACGCCGACCCCGAACTCGGGCTTTCCCCGGCGCAGATCCAACAGATGCGCGACGTATACGGCGCCGACGAGCCCATCCTCGTGCGCTACATCAACTCCCTGACCGGCGCGCTGCGCGGGGACTTCGGCAACTCCCTGATGAACGGCGAGTCCGTGACCAGCGCCCTGGGCGCTGCCCTGCCCAACACGCTCGCCCTGGCGCTCGTGGCTTTTCTACTCGCCAGCGTGATCGCCCTAGTCCTCGCCACGCTCGCCGCCCCGGGCCGCAGCAACCGTGTCAGCCGCTGGCTGGCTAACGCTCTGGCGAGCGTGCCCTCCCTGCTGGTCGCGCTGCCCGCGTTCTGGCTGGGCATCATCCTGATCCAGATGTTCAGCTTCACGCTGGGGTGGATCCCCGTCATCGACGCCTCCCCGACCCAGTCGATCATCCTGCCCGCCATCGCGATCGCCCTGCCGCTGTCCGCGCCGATGGCCCAAGTGTTGCTCCGCGGGATTCAGGACGCCTCGGCCCAGCCCTTCGTCACCGTGGTGCGGGCCCGTGGGGCCAGCCACCACTGGGTGCTGTGGCGCAATGTCCTGCGCAACGCGATGCTTCCCGCACTGACCATCGCCGGGCTGACCTTCGGTGAGCTCATCGGCGGCGCCGTGGTCACCGAGGCCGTGTTCAGCCGCGCTGGCATCGGCGCGATGACCGTGGACGCCGTATCCAACCGCGATACCCCGGTGCTCATGGCCGTGGTCGTCATCAGTGCCGCGGTCTACGTGCTGGTCAACCTGGCCGTCGATCTGCTGTACCCGGTGCTCGACCCCCGACTGCGCAGCCGGAGCGCACAACCCGCCACAACGAATGGGAGGGGCTAA
- a CDS encoding TIGR04028 family ABC transporter substrate-binding protein: MSPGLPRTQGTFRRHTRRPIRSVITLLTAVVLGVGGLTACSSAGGSEDNPAELTYLDSLPFNNLYPPTAGFYPNGGVVNNITDRLLWQDPDTLELHPWIATDLPEVNEDATEFTFHLRDGVTYSDGTPLDAENVVKNFDLFGLGNTDNKLTASEQISSYERGEVIDDSTVRFHFSEPEPGFPQAASSINAGLLANASLEMTDEGFAPGSARKVIGSGPFVITGEKRNRELTLSAREDYDWAPPVFAERGLNTGRPELDTVRVVVAKEDSVRVGGLKAGQADIARQIEAPEEKHLAKAGINIHAAPTNGVNNGLAFRFRHPLLQDIRVRQAIIAGVDREKILRTLFSDSYPLATSTLARTAQGYEEQKGAYEFNPDKARALLDEAGWTVGHDGIRTKDGKRLRLVVNDAPQQPRTREVVTMLQQQLRAVGIDAQLHPGDVAAQKAAQTDENQVQLNLTMVGRADYDVIKSQYYSDNRNALLNMHPDESIGDEKLQQLLLDVAQSPTEAERAEASKAVQKHLTDNAYVLPFFEEPQVFGVHPHVHGFRAESIGRPWFYLTRKEAQP; this comes from the coding sequence ATGTCCCCCGGCTTGCCCCGCACCCAGGGCACATTCAGACGCCACACCCGGCGCCCCATCAGATCGGTGATCACCCTGCTCACCGCCGTCGTCCTCGGTGTTGGCGGACTCACCGCCTGCAGCAGCGCCGGTGGTTCCGAGGACAACCCCGCCGAGCTGACCTACCTCGATTCCCTCCCCTTCAACAACCTCTACCCACCGACCGCGGGCTTCTACCCCAACGGCGGGGTCGTCAACAACATCACCGACCGGCTGCTGTGGCAGGACCCGGACACCCTCGAGCTCCACCCGTGGATCGCCACCGACCTGCCGGAGGTCAACGAGGACGCCACTGAGTTCACCTTCCACCTGCGCGACGGGGTCACCTACTCCGACGGCACCCCGCTGGACGCGGAGAACGTCGTCAAGAACTTCGACCTCTTCGGCCTCGGGAACACGGACAACAAGCTCACCGCCTCCGAACAGATCAGCTCCTACGAGCGTGGCGAGGTTATCGACGATTCCACCGTCCGCTTCCACTTCAGCGAGCCCGAGCCCGGCTTCCCCCAGGCTGCCAGCTCCATCAACGCCGGGCTGCTGGCCAACGCCTCCCTGGAGATGACGGACGAGGGTTTCGCCCCTGGTTCGGCCCGCAAGGTCATTGGCTCCGGTCCCTTCGTCATCACCGGCGAGAAGCGGAACCGCGAACTGACCTTGAGCGCGCGGGAGGACTACGACTGGGCGCCACCGGTCTTCGCCGAGCGCGGCCTGAACACCGGGCGTCCGGAGCTGGACACCGTTCGCGTCGTTGTCGCCAAGGAGGACAGCGTCCGCGTCGGTGGACTCAAGGCCGGGCAGGCGGACATCGCCCGCCAAATCGAGGCCCCGGAAGAAAAGCACCTCGCCAAGGCCGGAATCAACATCCACGCAGCACCGACCAACGGCGTGAACAACGGCCTGGCCTTCCGCTTCCGCCACCCGCTGCTGCAGGACATCCGGGTGCGCCAGGCGATCATCGCCGGCGTGGACCGCGAGAAGATCCTGCGCACCCTGTTCTCCGACTCCTACCCGCTGGCCACCTCTACCCTCGCGCGCACCGCGCAGGGCTACGAGGAACAGAAGGGCGCCTACGAGTTCAACCCGGATAAGGCTCGCGCGCTCCTCGACGAGGCCGGCTGGACCGTCGGGCACGACGGCATCCGCACCAAGGACGGCAAGCGCCTGCGCCTCGTCGTCAACGACGCCCCACAGCAACCCCGCACCCGGGAGGTCGTCACGATGCTGCAGCAACAACTGCGTGCCGTCGGCATCGACGCGCAGCTGCACCCCGGCGACGTCGCTGCCCAAAAGGCAGCCCAGACGGACGAGAACCAGGTGCAGCTCAACCTCACGATGGTGGGCCGCGCCGACTACGACGTCATTAAAAGCCAGTACTACTCCGACAACCGCAACGCGCTGCTGAACATGCACCCCGACGAGTCCATCGGCGATGAGAAACTTCAGCAGCTCCTGCTCGACGTCGCCCAGTCCCCCACTGAGGCCGAGCGCGCCGAAGCATCCAAGGCGGTGCAGAAGCATCTGACCGATAACGCCTACGTCCTGCCCTTCTTCGAGGAACCACAGGTCTTCGGCGTGCACCCACACGTCCACGGCTTCCGCGCCGAGAGCATCGGCCGACCCTGGTTCTACCTGACCCGGAAGGAGGCCCAGCCATGA